In a genomic window of Curtobacterium sp. MCBD17_035:
- a CDS encoding MaoC family dehydratase N-terminal domain-containing protein has translation MSVNPELVGRTFPPAAPYLVGREKVREFSRAVFATAPVHLDAAAARAAGYPDVVAPATFAVVVQEATLAQLLAEPDAGIDFARVVHGEQRFRYERPIVAGDELTATLTVTGVKTLGGNAMVTAESAVVDASGAHVVTATSTLVVRGDVA, from the coding sequence GTGTCAGTGAACCCCGAGCTCGTCGGCAGGACGTTCCCGCCGGCAGCGCCGTACCTCGTGGGTCGCGAGAAGGTCCGTGAGTTCTCTCGCGCCGTCTTCGCGACCGCCCCCGTCCACCTCGACGCCGCGGCCGCCCGCGCCGCCGGGTACCCCGACGTCGTCGCGCCGGCCACGTTCGCGGTCGTCGTGCAGGAGGCCACGCTCGCGCAGCTCCTCGCCGAGCCGGACGCGGGGATCGACTTCGCGCGGGTCGTGCACGGCGAGCAGCGCTTCCGCTACGAGCGACCCATCGTCGCCGGCGACGAACTCACGGCCACCCTGACGGTGACGGGGGTCAAGACCCTCGGCGGCAACGCGATGGTCACGGCGGAGTCCGCCGTGGTCGACGCTTCGGGAGCCCACGTCGTGACCGCCACGTCGACCCTGGTCGTGCGGGGGGACGTCGCATGA
- a CDS encoding helix-turn-helix transcriptional regulator has translation MTQVSGQPRSTEEDGVPTDRQAGTDHVGSDHVRVLRLRHVVSPEDHGSDHHLLLLPPGDHDLPATLDVLEAVSIQLAVLHRVARTTTGNERLRLPRQPARPVGTALARYWASAAAHARAAAALPGVEAGSIVRTTAEESLAAATIAAFELAPVDAGLTEAPLAVRRAVAFMEEHAGAPITITDVAAAAHMSVRGLQSAFRRALGSTPLEYLRSYRLRSAHADLVAADPSRGDSVAAIATRWGLMHAGRFSQRYRERFGESPMTTLHR, from the coding sequence GTGACGCAAGTGTCGGGGCAGCCCCGGTCGACGGAAGAGGACGGTGTCCCCACCGACCGGCAGGCGGGCACGGACCACGTGGGGTCCGATCACGTGCGCGTGCTCCGTCTCCGCCACGTGGTCAGCCCCGAGGACCACGGGAGCGATCACCACCTCCTGCTCCTCCCGCCCGGCGATCACGATCTCCCCGCGACGCTCGACGTGCTCGAGGCGGTCTCGATCCAACTCGCCGTCCTGCACCGCGTGGCACGGACGACCACGGGCAACGAACGACTCCGGCTCCCCCGTCAGCCCGCGCGCCCCGTCGGCACCGCCCTGGCTCGCTACTGGGCCAGTGCCGCAGCACACGCCCGTGCCGCGGCAGCGCTGCCCGGCGTGGAGGCCGGCAGCATCGTCCGGACGACGGCCGAGGAGTCCCTGGCGGCGGCCACCATCGCGGCCTTCGAGCTCGCGCCGGTCGACGCCGGGCTGACCGAGGCCCCCTTGGCTGTCCGGCGCGCGGTGGCGTTCATGGAGGAGCACGCCGGCGCACCGATCACGATCACGGACGTCGCCGCGGCCGCGCACATGAGCGTCCGCGGACTCCAGAGCGCCTTCCGCCGCGCGCTCGGGTCGACCCCGCTCGAGTACCTGCGGTCCTACCGCCTCCGAAGCGCGCACGCCGACCTCGTGGCCGCGGATCCGTCCCGCGGCGACTCGGTGGCGGCGATCGCGACGCGGTGGGGCCTCATGCACGCCGGGCGGTTCTCGCAGCGCTACCGCGAGCGCTTCGGCGAGTCGCCGATGACGACGTTGCACCGCTGA
- a CDS encoding AraC family transcriptional regulator → MALIHARFDTSDPDEALAALRTVYPTVRVQDVPAGGGFRFTQHVDGDQDVTFARIRFGSVMDLASDLTDGFSIVHTLEGRYDNVDTGPTAGPSLWHGAVRSHSEDSRLLVVNVTTAAVERLAAEHLGAETAVVRFHGTAPVSAAAAALWSSVVDFAASGVMDDGEDELSGGFDLVRQQAFRALIGAALHAFPIEVVAGTVRGTGSLPSSVRRAVRFIEDDPGRPMSVADIAAEARMSVRGLQLAFRRHLDTTPLDHLRRARLAAAHEELEAADPGTGATVTEIAGRWGFGNAGRFSRAYREEYGRSPGETLRH, encoded by the coding sequence ATGGCCCTCATCCACGCGCGTTTCGACACGAGCGATCCGGACGAGGCCTTGGCGGCGCTCCGCACGGTCTACCCGACGGTGCGGGTGCAGGACGTGCCCGCCGGAGGTGGCTTCCGGTTCACCCAACACGTCGACGGAGACCAGGACGTCACCTTCGCCCGGATCCGCTTCGGATCGGTCATGGACCTCGCCAGCGACCTGACGGACGGCTTCAGCATCGTCCACACGCTCGAGGGCCGCTACGACAACGTCGACACGGGACCCACCGCCGGCCCGTCCCTGTGGCACGGCGCCGTCCGCAGCCACTCGGAGGACTCGCGGCTCCTCGTCGTGAACGTCACCACGGCCGCGGTCGAGCGGCTCGCCGCGGAGCACCTCGGCGCCGAGACGGCGGTCGTCCGGTTCCACGGCACGGCGCCCGTGTCGGCGGCGGCGGCGGCGCTCTGGTCCAGCGTGGTCGACTTCGCCGCGAGCGGAGTCATGGACGATGGCGAGGACGAGTTGTCGGGCGGCTTCGACCTGGTCCGGCAGCAGGCGTTCCGCGCGCTCATCGGTGCCGCGCTCCACGCGTTCCCGATCGAGGTCGTGGCGGGCACGGTCCGCGGGACGGGTTCGCTCCCGTCGTCCGTGCGGCGCGCCGTCCGGTTCATCGAGGACGACCCCGGCCGTCCGATGAGCGTGGCCGACATCGCCGCGGAGGCCCGGATGTCGGTGCGCGGACTGCAGCTCGCGTTCCGTCGGCACCTCGACACGACGCCGCTCGACCATCTCCGGCGGGCTCGGCTCGCCGCCGCTCACGAGGAACTGGAGGCAGCGGATCCGGGGACCGGCGCGACCGTCACCGAGATCGCGGGGCGCTGGGGGTTCGGCAACGCCGGCCGGTTCAGTCGTGCCTACCGCGAGGAGTACGGCCGGTCGCCGGGCGAGACCCTGCGGCACTGA
- a CDS encoding M23 family metallopeptidase — MAQRRAAVAAPRRAGRGRGAGVATDGALRRAAERVTGAVALLFVAGLVVSTSLPAQASWSPMPLPGHAAAGTTAQSLTVGDGASDAETGRDGYTVSQPAAASANTSDTFTNDPNGTIQWPFTTGVPITSGFGARNVEGCSFCSTFHEGADFAPGAGTPIRVIAAGTVTKVQADDGGYGNDVWVEHDVDGKRFVSVYGHMEDDSFEVVEGQHVAVGDELGLVGSTGNSTGPHLHLEVHVDGVAVDPIAWLRANAD, encoded by the coding sequence GTGGCGCAGCGTCGCGCGGCCGTGGCGGCTCCCCGGCGTGCCGGGCGGGGCCGCGGGGCCGGGGTCGCCACGGACGGCGCGCTGCGGCGCGCGGCCGAGCGGGTCACCGGTGCGGTGGCGCTGCTCTTCGTGGCAGGACTCGTCGTGTCGACCTCCCTGCCGGCGCAGGCGTCCTGGTCCCCGATGCCCCTCCCGGGACACGCGGCCGCCGGCACGACCGCGCAGTCCCTGACCGTCGGCGACGGCGCCTCGGATGCCGAGACCGGTCGGGACGGCTACACGGTCTCCCAACCCGCGGCCGCGTCCGCGAACACGAGCGACACGTTCACGAACGACCCGAACGGGACCATCCAGTGGCCGTTCACGACCGGCGTGCCGATCACGAGCGGATTCGGCGCCCGCAACGTCGAGGGCTGCTCGTTCTGTTCCACGTTCCACGAGGGCGCGGACTTCGCGCCGGGCGCGGGCACGCCGATCCGGGTGATCGCCGCGGGCACCGTGACCAAAGTGCAGGCGGACGACGGCGGGTACGGCAACGACGTGTGGGTCGAGCACGACGTCGACGGCAAGCGGTTCGTGAGCGTCTACGGTCACATGGAGGACGACTCGTTCGAGGTGGTCGAGGGGCAGCACGTCGCGGTCGGGGACGAACTCGGCCTGGTCGGGAGCACGGGCAACTCCACCGGTCCGCACCTGCACCTCGAGGTCCACGTCGACGGCGTCGCGGTGGACCCGATCGCCTGGCTCCGGGCGAACGCGGACTGA
- a CDS encoding inositol monophosphatase family protein: MPGASATVSVPELADIAESIGRDAAALAQRRRTEGVEVTDRKSSLVDVVTAADREVEAMIRRRIAEVRPDDGFLGEETGTSVGSSGLTWVVDPIDGTVNYLYGSPSYGVSIAVVEGEPHPARWSALAGVVVAPATGDVHRAERGRGAWLNGRPLHVGAPASLAESLVATGFGYTAERRRDQVRVLAGLITEVRDIRRGGAASLDLCAVATGTVDAYYERGINPWDMAAGALVAAEAGATVESWDSGDARGYVVAAPVIAGALVELVRGLEGTD, translated from the coding sequence GTGCCCGGAGCCAGCGCCACCGTCAGCGTCCCGGAACTCGCCGACATCGCCGAGTCGATCGGGCGCGACGCCGCAGCCCTCGCGCAGCGACGGCGGACCGAGGGGGTCGAGGTCACCGACCGCAAGTCGAGCCTCGTCGACGTCGTGACCGCGGCCGACCGTGAGGTCGAGGCGATGATCCGACGGCGGATCGCCGAGGTGCGACCGGACGACGGGTTCCTCGGCGAGGAGACCGGCACGAGCGTGGGGTCGAGTGGGCTGACCTGGGTGGTCGATCCGATCGACGGAACCGTCAACTACCTGTACGGCAGCCCGTCGTACGGCGTCAGCATCGCGGTGGTCGAGGGCGAGCCGCACCCCGCGCGGTGGTCGGCGCTCGCCGGGGTCGTCGTGGCGCCGGCCACGGGCGACGTCCACCGGGCCGAACGCGGTCGCGGAGCGTGGCTGAACGGGCGCCCGCTGCACGTCGGCGCACCGGCGTCGCTCGCCGAGTCCCTCGTCGCGACCGGGTTCGGGTACACCGCCGAGCGCCGCCGCGACCAGGTCCGCGTGCTCGCGGGACTCATCACCGAGGTCCGGGACATCCGACGTGGGGGAGCGGCGTCACTCGACCTCTGCGCGGTGGCCACGGGGACCGTCGACGCCTACTACGAGCGGGGGATCAACCCGTGGGACATGGCGGCGGGCGCCCTCGTCGCGGCGGAGGCCGGCGCGACCGTCGAGAGCTGGGATTCGGGTGACGCCCGGGGGTACGTCGTCGCGGCGCCGGTGATCGCCGGCGCACTCGTGGAGCTCGTGCGGGGCCTCGAGGGCACGGACTGA
- a CDS encoding YajQ family cyclic di-GMP-binding protein: protein MADSSFDVVSKVDKMEAENALNQAAKEIEQRYDFKGVGASIAWSGEDVLIKANSEERAKAVLDVFESKLIKRGISLKSLDAGEPYASGKEFRIEAALKNGIEQDVAKKVGALIRGEAPKSVKSQIQGDEIRVSSKSRDDLQATMALLRGADFDVPLQFVNFR, encoded by the coding sequence ATGGCAGACAGCTCCTTCGACGTGGTCAGCAAGGTCGACAAGATGGAGGCGGAGAACGCCCTCAACCAGGCCGCCAAGGAGATCGAGCAGCGCTACGACTTCAAGGGCGTGGGCGCGTCGATCGCGTGGAGCGGCGAGGACGTCCTCATCAAGGCCAACTCCGAGGAGCGCGCCAAGGCTGTGCTCGACGTCTTCGAGTCGAAGCTCATCAAGCGCGGCATCAGCCTGAAGAGCCTCGACGCCGGCGAGCCGTACGCGTCGGGCAAGGAGTTCCGCATCGAGGCCGCGCTCAAGAACGGCATCGAGCAGGACGTCGCCAAGAAGGTCGGCGCGCTCATCCGCGGTGAGGCCCCGAAGAGCGTCAAGAGCCAGATCCAGGGCGACGAGATCCGGGTCTCCTCGAAGAGCCGGGACGACCTCCAGGCCACGATGGCCCTGCTGCGGGGGGCCGACTTCGACGTGCCGCTCCAGTTCGTCAACTTCCGCTAG
- the cls gene encoding cardiolipin synthase, with translation MEHWLDVAVIVLLVLLDLAIRAFSIIYVPINRKPQTATGWLLAIFLIPYLGFIVFLLIGSTKLPKARREKQAEINQYILDQTEGMDRVRREPSWPSWLHGVSELNRNLGSMPLVGGNSAELYPDYEESIAEMTRAVDTARRFVHVEFYIATLDETTAPFFDALGRAVQRGVTVRFLLDHIASRGYPGYRATLARLDEIGAQWHLMLPVQPLRGKYQRPDLRNHRKLLVVDGGLGFTGSQNLIDSSYDTGINRRRGLHWKDLMVRFEGPVVAGINALFVTDWYSETDELLVRESDPVHRADRQDALDCQVVPSGPGYDGENNLRLFNALLYAAQERVVITSPYFVPDESMLYAITTTAQRGVAVELFVGEIGDHALTWHAQRSYYEGLLRAGVRIYLYNKPTILHAKHFTIDDAVSVIGSSNMDMRSFSLNLEISVMVRGHRFVDALREVQDAYRRDAFEITLDEWLERPTRSQVLDNVARLTAALQ, from the coding sequence GTGGAGCACTGGCTCGACGTCGCCGTCATCGTCCTGCTCGTCCTGCTCGACCTCGCGATCCGCGCGTTCTCGATCATCTACGTGCCGATCAACCGCAAACCACAGACGGCGACGGGGTGGCTGCTCGCGATCTTCCTGATCCCGTACCTCGGGTTCATCGTCTTCCTGCTCATCGGCTCGACGAAGCTGCCGAAGGCACGCCGCGAGAAGCAGGCCGAGATCAACCAGTACATCCTCGACCAGACCGAGGGCATGGACCGGGTGCGGCGGGAACCGAGCTGGCCGTCCTGGCTGCACGGCGTCAGTGAGCTGAACCGCAACCTCGGGTCGATGCCGCTCGTCGGCGGCAACTCCGCGGAGCTCTACCCGGACTACGAGGAGTCGATCGCCGAGATGACCCGTGCGGTCGACACCGCGCGGCGCTTCGTGCACGTCGAGTTCTACATCGCGACGCTCGACGAGACGACCGCCCCGTTCTTCGACGCGCTCGGGCGAGCGGTGCAGCGCGGTGTGACGGTCCGGTTCCTGCTCGACCACATCGCGAGCCGCGGCTACCCGGGGTACCGGGCGACGCTCGCGCGCCTCGACGAGATCGGGGCGCAATGGCATCTCATGCTCCCCGTGCAGCCCCTGCGCGGGAAGTACCAGCGTCCGGACCTCCGGAACCACCGCAAGCTCCTCGTCGTCGACGGCGGGCTCGGGTTCACGGGCTCGCAGAACCTCATCGACTCGAGCTACGACACGGGGATCAACCGCCGACGGGGTCTGCATTGGAAGGACCTCATGGTCCGGTTCGAGGGTCCCGTGGTCGCGGGGATCAACGCGCTGTTCGTGACCGACTGGTACTCGGAGACGGACGAGCTCCTCGTGCGCGAGAGCGACCCGGTCCACCGCGCCGACCGGCAGGACGCCCTCGACTGCCAGGTGGTCCCCTCGGGCCCCGGGTACGACGGCGAGAACAACCTCCGCCTCTTCAACGCGCTGCTCTACGCGGCGCAGGAGCGCGTCGTGATCACGAGCCCGTACTTCGTGCCGGACGAGTCGATGCTCTACGCGATCACGACGACGGCGCAACGCGGCGTGGCGGTCGAGCTCTTCGTCGGCGAGATCGGTGACCACGCCCTGACCTGGCACGCCCAGCGCTCCTACTACGAGGGGCTGCTGCGCGCCGGCGTCCGGATCTACCTGTACAACAAGCCGACGATCCTGCACGCCAAGCACTTCACGATCGACGACGCCGTCTCGGTGATCGGATCGAGCAACATGGACATGCGGTCGTTCAGCCTCAACCTCGAGATATCGGTCATGGTCCGAGGACACCGCTTCGTCGACGCGCTCCGCGAGGTCCAGGACGCCTACCGCCGTGACGCGTT